Proteins co-encoded in one Nicotiana sylvestris chromosome 7, ASM39365v2, whole genome shotgun sequence genomic window:
- the LOC104210299 gene encoding mitochondrial import inner membrane translocase subunit TIM10-like — MAAPSDMEKEQIFAMAEKEMEYRVEMFNKLTHTCFNKCVENKYKDSELNMGENSCIDKCVSKYWQVTNLVGQLLGNTRPM; from the exons ATGGCTGCTCCTTCCGACATGGAAAAAGAACAG ATATTTGCTATGGCAGAGAAAGAGATGGAGTATAGAGTGGAGATGTTTAACAA GCTTACGCATACATGTTTCAACAAATGCGTGGAGAACAA GTACAAGGACTCGGAGTTGAACATGGGTGAAAACAGTTGTATTGACAAATGTGTTTCAAAGTACTGGCAG GTGACTAACCTAGTGGGGCAGCTTCTTGGGAACACTCGACCTATGTAA